A region from the Simiduia sp. 21SJ11W-1 genome encodes:
- a CDS encoding cell division protein ZapA, with protein sequence MSKPAANAVLVRILDREYQVACPPEERNALQDAAKQLDQRMRDIRSSGHVIGLERIAVMAALNLSHELLQAREQGNTAKAPDLTPLISRLDKALADYE encoded by the coding sequence ATGAGCAAACCCGCCGCCAACGCCGTTTTGGTCCGTATTCTGGATCGCGAATATCAAGTGGCCTGCCCACCGGAAGAGCGCAACGCCCTGCAAGATGCCGCCAAGCAGCTAGACCAGCGCATGCGCGACATCCGAAGCTCAGGCCACGTGATTGGCCTTGAGCGCATTGCTGTCATGGCGGCGCTGAACCTGAGCCACGAGCTGCTGCAGGCCCGCGAGCAAGGCAACACCGCCAAAGCACCGGATTTAACCCCGCTGATCAGCCGGCTGGATAAAGCCCTGGCAGATTACGAATAA
- a CDS encoding methyl-accepting chemotaxis protein, with protein MSWFHNLSFRWKISLPIGGLLLLMILVAANSLLVQARFTDTSEKLGEQYLQALDLLLQADRDLYQAQAAERSLIFLDASFKGYNQLTDTLAENQQQAIERATRASALSPAIAQVASASALERHFDAWQSAVSQSLRQRALTDANDPALIARSYGDVATRFEALRNLLDAATEAHQQAVNRYLADTKAQNSSATARANVLIIGGSLLGLGILLFLPPLLTAPLDQINRTMAAIAEGEGDLTSRTKLNTHDELGSLSRSFNQFMDTLQQTIGTAKLDADKVLKAAIDTHNLGEANLEAMSSQNREIRAVVASVAELSATVEEIAQNTNLTADQARTANTLTGQGSTKVNDTMERIAQLAKEVDATSTLIGNVQQQAGEANSVLDVIRGIAEQTNLLALNAAIEAARAGEQGRGFAVVADEVRTLASKTQDSTQHIQQMLSALQQGVKGAVQAMQAASENALLTVDSAREANDALAAIDEAVNRITQMSIQIATSAEEQSTVIHEVNSNLSSIDKQSKDTTSRIGQSAVVSRELDTLAKSLQQLMAGFRC; from the coding sequence ATGTCGTGGTTTCACAACTTGTCGTTTCGCTGGAAAATCAGCCTGCCCATTGGCGGCTTGCTGCTATTGATGATTCTGGTAGCCGCCAACAGCCTGCTGGTGCAAGCGCGCTTTACCGACACCAGTGAAAAGCTGGGCGAGCAGTACCTGCAGGCGCTCGATCTCTTGCTGCAGGCAGACCGCGATCTGTACCAGGCGCAAGCCGCCGAGCGCAGCCTGATTTTTCTGGATGCAAGCTTTAAAGGCTACAACCAGCTGACCGACACCTTGGCTGAAAACCAGCAGCAAGCCATAGAGCGCGCCACCCGCGCCAGTGCGCTTTCGCCCGCCATTGCGCAGGTGGCATCGGCCAGTGCGCTGGAGCGACATTTCGACGCCTGGCAAAGTGCGGTGAGCCAATCCCTGCGTCAGCGGGCGCTGACCGACGCCAACGACCCGGCGCTTATTGCCCGGAGTTACGGCGACGTGGCAACGCGGTTTGAAGCCCTGCGCAACCTGTTGGATGCCGCCACCGAAGCGCATCAACAGGCGGTTAACCGGTACCTGGCCGACACCAAGGCGCAAAACAGCAGCGCCACGGCGCGCGCGAATGTATTGATTATTGGCGGCTCGCTTTTGGGCCTTGGGATTTTATTGTTCCTGCCGCCACTGCTGACCGCCCCCCTCGACCAAATTAACCGCACCATGGCCGCCATTGCCGAGGGCGAAGGCGACCTCACCAGCCGTACCAAGCTCAACACCCACGATGAACTGGGCAGCCTGTCGCGCAGCTTCAACCAATTTATGGATACCCTCCAACAAACCATCGGCACCGCCAAGCTCGATGCCGATAAAGTGCTGAAAGCCGCAATCGACACCCACAACCTGGGCGAGGCGAATCTGGAGGCGATGTCTTCACAAAACAGGGAGATTCGCGCGGTGGTGGCCTCGGTGGCGGAGCTGTCTGCCACGGTGGAAGAAATTGCCCAAAACACCAACCTCACCGCCGATCAGGCGCGCACCGCCAACACTCTCACAGGCCAGGGTAGCACCAAGGTGAACGACACCATGGAGCGCATTGCCCAGCTGGCCAAAGAAGTGGATGCCACCTCAACATTGATAGGCAACGTGCAGCAACAGGCCGGGGAGGCCAACTCGGTGCTGGATGTGATTCGCGGTATTGCAGAACAAACCAACTTGCTGGCATTGAACGCCGCCATTGAAGCGGCCCGCGCCGGCGAACAGGGCCGGGGCTTTGCAGTAGTGGCCGATGAAGTGCGCACCCTCGCCAGCAAAACCCAGGATTCCACCCAGCACATCCAGCAAATGCTGAGCGCCTTGCAACAGGGGGTTAAAGGGGCCGTGCAAGCCATGCAGGCGGCCAGCGAAAACGCCCTGCTTACGGTAGATTCTGCCCGGGAGGCCAACGATGCGCTGGCCGCCATTGATGAGGCAGTGAATCGCATTACCCAGATGTCTATTCAAATTGCCACTTCGGCCGAAGAGCAAAGCACGGTGATTCACGAGGTGAACAGCAACCTCAGCAGTATTGATAAACAATCGAAAGACACCACCAGTCGCATCGGCCAATCTGCGGTGGTAAGCCGTGAGCTGGACACCCTGGCCAAGAGCCTGCAACAGCTGATGGCAGGCTTTCGCTGCTAG
- a CDS encoding 5-formyltetrahydrofolate cyclo-ligase has translation MDSPQTRSDIRRLLRARRRALSSVEQQRAAVQLATHLAGHLWFKQAQHIAFYLPNDGEIDPTPLMQLALAQAKRCYLPVVTGRGLLQFKRYLPGQRLKRNRYGIAEPRPGAPVRPAWLIDLTLLPLVGYNHQGHRLGMGGGYYDRTFGNTGLPRAIGRRLGLAHSCQLWPALTAEHWDIPLHAIATEHQTIITRP, from the coding sequence ATGGATTCCCCCCAAACCCGCTCAGACATCCGGCGCCTGCTGCGCGCACGGCGCAGGGCACTTTCTAGCGTCGAGCAACAACGCGCGGCGGTGCAGTTAGCCACCCACCTGGCGGGCCACCTGTGGTTCAAGCAGGCGCAACACATTGCCTTTTATTTGCCCAACGACGGTGAAATAGACCCAACCCCGCTCATGCAGCTCGCCCTGGCGCAGGCCAAGCGCTGCTACCTGCCGGTGGTCACCGGGCGCGGGCTGCTGCAGTTTAAGCGCTACCTGCCCGGCCAACGCCTTAAGCGCAACCGCTATGGCATAGCCGAACCCCGGCCCGGTGCGCCGGTGCGTCCGGCCTGGCTGATAGACCTCACCCTCTTGCCACTGGTGGGCTACAACCACCAGGGGCACCGCCTGGGCATGGGCGGCGGTTATTACGATCGCACCTTCGGCAATACCGGGCTCCCGCGCGCCATAGGCCGCCGGCTGGGCCTTGCCCACAGCTGCCAGCTCTGGCCGGCACTTACCGCCGAACACTGGGATATCCCCCTGCACGCCATTGCCACCGAACACCAGACAATCATCACGCGCCCCTAA
- a CDS encoding TIGR02449 family protein produces the protein MADTQLAQLEAKLNQLIELCQRLDRENTALKAREATWQQEKLRLVEKNELARSRVEAMIKRLKSMESEG, from the coding sequence ATGGCCGATACACAGTTAGCCCAATTAGAAGCCAAGCTCAATCAGCTCATCGAGCTGTGCCAGCGGCTGGATCGGGAGAACACCGCGCTCAAGGCGCGCGAAGCCACCTGGCAGCAAGAGAAATTGCGCTTGGTTGAAAAGAACGAGCTGGCCCGCTCCCGTGTGGAGGCCATGATCAAACGCCTTAAAAGCATGGAATCTGAGGGCTAA